A window of the Glaciimonas sp. CA11.2 genome harbors these coding sequences:
- a CDS encoding acetyl-CoA carboxylase carboxyltransferase subunit alpha yields MSKTTFLGFEQSIAELDGKIEELRFVQDDSAVDISEEIDRLSKKSQQLTKDIYAKLTPWQVSQIARHPQRPYTMDYVNEMFTDFHELHGDRTYADDQSIVGGLARFNGQACMVIGHQKGRDTKERALRNFGMPKPEGYRKALRLMKVAEKFGLPIFTFVDTPGAFPGIDAEERGQSEAIGHNLYCMAELKVPLIATIIGEGGSGGALAIAVGDAVLMLQYSTYAVISPEGCASILWKSAERAADAADALGLTAHRLKAMGLIDKIVNEPLGGAHRDPKQMAGLLKRALADTLRQFQGVKTKDLLAARHEKLMSYGKFKEISATE; encoded by the coding sequence ATGAGTAAGACCACATTTCTTGGCTTCGAACAGTCGATTGCCGAGCTGGATGGCAAAATAGAAGAGCTGCGCTTTGTACAGGATGATTCGGCAGTCGATATTTCGGAAGAGATTGATCGTTTATCGAAAAAAAGCCAGCAACTGACCAAAGATATCTACGCCAAGCTAACACCGTGGCAGGTTTCACAGATCGCACGTCATCCACAACGTCCTTATACGATGGATTATGTGAATGAAATGTTTACTGATTTCCATGAATTGCATGGGGATCGCACCTATGCTGACGATCAGTCTATCGTCGGCGGTCTGGCGCGCTTTAACGGTCAGGCTTGTATGGTGATTGGTCATCAAAAAGGTCGCGATACCAAAGAGCGTGCTTTGCGTAACTTTGGTATGCCAAAGCCGGAAGGCTATCGCAAAGCGCTGCGGTTGATGAAAGTCGCAGAAAAATTTGGTCTGCCGATCTTTACCTTTGTTGATACGCCGGGTGCGTTCCCCGGTATTGATGCTGAAGAACGCGGTCAGTCCGAAGCGATTGGACATAATCTTTACTGCATGGCTGAACTCAAAGTGCCATTGATTGCCACGATCATCGGCGAAGGCGGCTCCGGCGGCGCGCTGGCGATCGCTGTGGGCGATGCGGTATTGATGTTGCAATATTCGACTTATGCGGTGATCTCACCAGAAGGCTGCGCTTCGATTTTGTGGAAGAGCGCCGAGCGGGCAGCGGATGCGGCAGATGCCTTGGGCTTGACCGCACATCGTTTAAAAGCAATGGGTTTGATTGACAAGATCGTCAATGAACCGCTTGGTGGTGCACACCGCGATCCCAAGCAAATGGCTGGATTGTTAAAGCGCGCATTGGCAGATACATTGCGTCAGTTCCAAGGTGTTAAAACCAAGGATTTGTTGGCGGCTCGCCACGAGAAATTGATGAGCTACGGCAAATTCAAGGAAATTTCGGCGACAGAATAG
- the tilS gene encoding tRNA lysidine(34) synthetase TilS: MANPHTVTITEQFEGALKDIIQRAFSISSNGRESPVETLADVQFPSAIAIAYSGGLDSSVLLALAAQYAAEHQIKLRAFHVHHGISPQADQWLAHCAAECQRLDVIFDARHIALRNADKTGVEEAARNSRYAALGDMCRQHQVPLLLAAHHIDDQAETVLLQLLRGSGVAGLSGMDTVNAAPALLGDATLLMARPLLAVSRAQLESYATNHSIPFVEDESNHDSRYARNALRHQLMPVLSQYFVGFQGRLTRTAGHMQSSQKLLIELAAQDMAACAGNNCLELDKVRKLSAARIDNLLRYWFGLHDLRMPSSAWLSEMRDQLLSAKADAQLCVTHPECHIRRHRDRVFLTPRDDLDREEIDPIPFRWTGEAALAFPIYGGSLHFETSEHGVAAEWLRQQPLQLQYRSGGERLKLAFNRPTKALKYLYQAADIPAWERECLPMVLAAGKLMFAANLGFDCHLLAPEGSGNVSLRWEPDNLALRKVFPELRLSVQDES; encoded by the coding sequence GTGGCAAATCCGCACACGGTCACCATCACCGAACAGTTTGAGGGCGCGCTGAAAGATATTATTCAGCGCGCTTTTTCTATTTCTTCCAACGGCCGCGAATCACCCGTCGAGACGCTGGCCGATGTTCAGTTCCCATCAGCTATAGCAATCGCTTATAGCGGCGGTCTTGACTCGTCAGTGTTACTCGCATTAGCGGCACAATATGCCGCAGAACATCAGATAAAACTACGCGCTTTTCATGTTCATCACGGTATTAGCCCGCAGGCTGATCAATGGCTGGCGCATTGCGCTGCTGAGTGCCAGCGTCTGGATGTGATCTTTGATGCACGCCATATTGCCTTGCGCAATGCCGATAAAACTGGCGTGGAAGAGGCCGCGCGTAACAGTCGTTATGCTGCTTTGGGCGATATGTGCCGTCAGCATCAAGTGCCACTATTGTTAGCCGCGCATCATATTGACGATCAGGCAGAAACCGTATTACTGCAATTGCTGCGCGGGTCTGGCGTGGCGGGGTTATCTGGCATGGATACAGTGAACGCTGCACCCGCACTGTTGGGCGATGCAACGTTGCTGATGGCGCGGCCATTGCTGGCGGTATCGCGGGCGCAACTTGAAAGTTACGCTACTAACCACAGCATACCCTTTGTCGAAGATGAATCTAATCATGATTCACGCTATGCCAGAAATGCGCTACGTCATCAATTGATGCCGGTACTTAGTCAGTATTTTGTCGGCTTTCAAGGACGCCTGACGCGCACGGCAGGTCACATGCAGTCCAGCCAAAAATTATTAATCGAACTCGCCGCGCAGGATATGGCAGCGTGTGCGGGTAATAACTGTCTCGAGTTGGACAAGGTCCGCAAATTGAGTGCGGCACGGATCGACAACTTGCTACGGTATTGGTTTGGTTTACATGATTTGCGGATGCCTTCGAGCGCTTGGCTGAGCGAGATGCGAGACCAATTGCTGTCAGCAAAAGCCGATGCCCAACTTTGTGTGACCCATCCGGAATGTCATATTCGGCGTCATCGTGATCGGGTTTTTTTGACGCCTCGTGATGATCTGGATCGTGAAGAGATTGATCCCATTCCCTTCCGCTGGACTGGCGAAGCCGCGCTCGCTTTCCCCATCTATGGCGGAAGCTTGCATTTTGAAACGTCGGAGCATGGCGTAGCTGCCGAATGGTTGCGTCAACAACCGTTGCAACTACAGTACCGTAGCGGCGGCGAGCGACTCAAACTTGCCTTCAATCGGCCCACGAAAGCGTTGAAGTATCTTTATCAGGCTGCGGATATTCCAGCCTGGGAGCGAGAGTGTTTGCCAATGGTACTGGCGGCAGGGAAGCTAATGTTTGCTGCTAATTTGGGATTTGATTGCCATTTGCTTGCACCCGAAGGAAGTGGCAATGTGAGTTTGCGTTGGGAGCCGGATAATTTAGCGTTGCGTAAAGTGTTTCCGGAATTGAGGTTGTCTGTGCAGGATGAGAGTTAG
- a CDS encoding aspartate kinase — MALIVHKYGGTSMGSPERIKNVAKRVAKWHNAGHQVVVVPSAMSGETNRLLGLAKEVNANPDPRELDMLASTGEQTSVALLAMALQAIGQPAVSYAGWQVVIKTDSAHTKARIRSIDDAKVRRDLDEGKVVIITGFQGVDDNGNITTLGRGGSDTSAVAVAAALGAVECLIYTDVDGVYTTDPRVVSDARRLNTVTFEEMLEMASLGSKILQIRSVEFAGNYKMPTRVLSSLTDPLMPLEQEMVSGTLISFEEDTKMEQATITGIAFSRDEAKITVIGVPDRPGIAYQILGAVAEANIEVDMIIQNQSMDGKTDFTFTVSRGDYDKTMGVLDDKVKAHVGSGNIIGDNKVSKVSVVGVGMRSHVGIASQMFRTLSEEGINIQMISTSEIKISVLINEKYMELAVRALHKAFELEKV, encoded by the coding sequence ATGGCTTTAATCGTTCACAAATACGGCGGCACGTCGATGGGCTCACCAGAGCGTATCAAGAATGTCGCTAAGCGCGTTGCCAAATGGCATAACGCGGGCCACCAAGTCGTCGTCGTTCCTTCGGCCATGTCTGGTGAGACCAATCGTCTGCTGGGTTTGGCAAAGGAAGTCAACGCCAATCCTGATCCGCGTGAACTTGATATGCTGGCGTCCACTGGCGAGCAAACGTCGGTTGCCCTGCTAGCAATGGCATTGCAAGCAATCGGTCAACCAGCGGTATCCTATGCCGGATGGCAGGTCGTGATTAAGACTGACTCGGCGCATACAAAAGCACGCATACGCTCGATCGACGACGCTAAAGTGCGGCGTGATCTGGACGAGGGTAAAGTGGTCATTATTACCGGCTTTCAGGGCGTTGACGATAATGGCAACATTACCACGCTAGGACGTGGCGGCTCGGATACCTCAGCGGTGGCGGTCGCAGCAGCCTTGGGCGCAGTTGAATGTCTGATTTATACCGATGTGGATGGTGTCTACACCACCGATCCACGTGTCGTATCAGATGCGCGCCGCCTCAATACTGTGACTTTTGAAGAAATGCTTGAAATGGCGTCGCTTGGGTCAAAAATCTTGCAAATTCGCTCAGTCGAATTTGCGGGGAATTACAAGATGCCAACACGGGTACTGTCCTCGTTGACTGACCCCCTAATGCCGCTGGAACAAGAAATGGTTTCCGGCACACTGATTTCGTTTGAGGAAGACACAAAGATGGAACAAGCTACCATTACCGGTATCGCCTTTAGCCGCGATGAAGCAAAAATCACCGTAATCGGCGTACCTGATCGTCCAGGTATTGCTTATCAGATACTTGGTGCAGTTGCGGAAGCCAACATCGAAGTCGACATGATCATCCAGAATCAATCGATGGACGGCAAGACGGACTTCACCTTTACTGTGTCACGCGGCGATTACGATAAAACGATGGGTGTACTGGACGATAAAGTCAAAGCGCACGTTGGTTCCGGCAATATTATTGGGGACAACAAAGTATCGAAAGTATCAGTGGTGGGTGTGGGCATGCGTAGCCACGTCGGTATTGCATCCCAGATGTTTCGTACCTTATCGGAGGAGGGTATCAATATTCAAATGATCTCAACTTCAGAAATCAAGATATCAGTATTGATCAACGAAAAGTACATGGAGCTAGCCGTACGGGCCCTACATAAAGCGTTTGAGCTGGAAAAAGTCTAA
- a CDS encoding GNAT family N-acetyltransferase has product MNTIYSSQSEDNVNIVFAIVTKQDFESLVALRIAAMRESLERVGRFDPIRARDRLKNGFKAEYARHILADGVHAGFFVVKPTDQMLLLEHLYIHPDYQGRGIGAIVMQSIIAQANALGLPIMVKALKESRSNGFYQHHGFEEIEQDEWDISYRRPIGTEI; this is encoded by the coding sequence ATGAATACTATCTATAGCAGCCAGTCTGAAGATAACGTGAATATTGTTTTTGCTATTGTTACGAAGCAAGATTTTGAAAGTTTGGTAGCGCTGCGAATTGCAGCCATGCGAGAGAGTCTGGAGCGCGTTGGACGCTTTGACCCAATTCGGGCAAGGGATCGGTTAAAAAACGGTTTTAAAGCCGAATACGCGCGTCATATCCTGGCGGATGGTGTGCACGCAGGTTTCTTCGTCGTTAAGCCGACCGATCAGATGCTACTGCTTGAGCATTTATATATACATCCCGATTACCAAGGCCGCGGGATCGGTGCAATAGTGATGCAAAGCATCATTGCCCAAGCGAATGCGCTGGGTTTGCCGATCATGGTTAAGGCGTTGAAGGAGAGTCGTTCCAATGGTTTTTACCAACATCATGGGTTCGAAGAGATCGAGCAAGACGAATGGGACATCTCCTATCGACGTCCAATCGGTACCGAAATATAA
- a CDS encoding ClcB-like voltage-gated chloride channel protein, whose product MLSAILKYRFLFRRRFRFSDEHTMLLWAAFSGLLGACATIAFRDGILGLQVLLTGRTGSLVEIAKSLPWYARMLLPAGGGVVAGIFLVLAKRVTVSASSDYMEAISIGDGNIPVRQSLLRSISSLSSIATGGSIGREGSMVHLAAMAASFVGRIVHFSPQQLRLLVACGAAAGLTSAYNAPIAGAFFISEIVLGSIAMSSFGPILVASVVANITMRELPGYKPTYEMPIFPVIFGAEVIFFVALGILCGIAAPQFLRLLQLSKRTFQRTNLSMPLRLGIGGLMVGIISIWVPQVWGNGYSVVNSLLHSPLQAPWAWNAVLVILVFKIIATALTTGSGAVGGVFTPALFVGAAIGYLVGLGVDQLLPGGTSEPFAYAIVGMGAFLAAATGAPLMAILMIFEMTLSYQVVLPLMLSCVVAYFVARSIDDTAMYEITIKRNRDAKARLLLRNTHMRDLIKPANTVLPITASFQEISRMFLQYPVKYIYIVDDRNHYRGVVALQDVTSAILDKDDISMKSALDFLQQDCLHVITPEMTLSQALEHFLAHQGERLPTVEYGIRSKLLGVVYKSSLLDAYVKLHRSED is encoded by the coding sequence GTCTTCAGGTACTGCTCACGGGACGGACCGGCTCTTTGGTTGAAATCGCTAAGAGCTTGCCGTGGTATGCGCGCATGCTGCTTCCCGCAGGCGGCGGTGTGGTTGCTGGTATTTTTCTGGTGCTGGCGAAGCGGGTCACGGTCAGCGCATCGTCTGACTATATGGAGGCTATCTCCATCGGCGACGGCAACATCCCGGTGCGGCAAAGTCTGTTGCGCAGTATTTCCTCATTGAGCTCCATCGCCACCGGTGGATCAATTGGTCGAGAAGGATCCATGGTCCACTTGGCAGCAATGGCAGCCTCCTTCGTGGGCCGCATAGTGCACTTTAGTCCACAACAACTTCGGCTACTAGTCGCTTGCGGTGCCGCCGCTGGTCTCACTTCTGCCTACAATGCACCGATTGCGGGTGCGTTTTTCATTTCTGAAATCGTGTTAGGATCAATCGCCATGAGCAGTTTTGGCCCGATTTTGGTCGCCTCGGTCGTCGCCAATATTACTATGCGTGAATTACCCGGTTACAAGCCGACCTATGAAATGCCAATCTTTCCGGTTATCTTCGGTGCAGAAGTCATTTTTTTCGTCGCGCTCGGTATTCTGTGCGGCATCGCCGCGCCGCAGTTCCTGCGCCTGCTACAGCTTAGCAAACGTACATTTCAGCGAACCAACTTGTCGATGCCTCTGCGGCTCGGTATAGGTGGTTTGATGGTGGGCATTATATCGATTTGGGTTCCTCAAGTATGGGGAAACGGTTATAGCGTGGTTAATTCGTTATTGCATTCACCTCTGCAGGCTCCGTGGGCCTGGAACGCAGTGCTAGTCATACTCGTGTTCAAGATCATCGCCACCGCCCTGACGACTGGCTCCGGCGCGGTGGGTGGCGTGTTCACTCCCGCTCTTTTTGTTGGTGCCGCCATCGGGTATCTGGTTGGGCTTGGCGTGGACCAGTTATTACCGGGTGGCACGTCAGAGCCCTTCGCCTACGCCATCGTGGGGATGGGCGCATTTCTCGCCGCTGCAACCGGCGCGCCGTTGATGGCGATCCTCATGATCTTCGAGATGACCTTAAGTTACCAAGTGGTGCTGCCGTTGATGTTGTCTTGCGTAGTGGCGTATTTTGTTGCACGTTCCATCGACGATACCGCAATGTACGAAATCACGATCAAACGCAACCGCGATGCAAAAGCACGTCTACTGTTACGCAATACGCACATGCGAGATTTGATTAAGCCAGCGAATACCGTGCTTCCCATCACCGCCAGCTTTCAGGAAATTTCGCGCATGTTCCTGCAATATCCTGTGAAGTATATTTATATCGTGGATGACCGCAACCACTATCGCGGCGTGGTCGCCTTGCAAGACGTGACATCTGCAATCCTCGATAAAGATGACATATCAATGAAATCTGCACTGGACTTCCTCCAACAGGATTGCTTACACGTAATCACCCCGGAAATGACACTGAGTCAAGCACTGGAACATTTTCTGGCTCATCAGGGCGAACGACTCCCAACGGTCGAATATGGCATCCGTTCAAAGCTGTTAGGAGTTGTGTACAAGTCGTCATTGTTAGACGCGTACGTCAAATTGCATCGGTCCGAAGATTGA